ttttcggGAGGGGGGGTGCTTAGAAGACGATTTCTAATGCACCTAAAATCCAAAACCCAGGAATGTAAGACTTATTGTTTAATTACCCAGTGCAATATATGATAGTGTCAGCTATGACACAAGAGCCATCTTCAAACTCAACCCTTCCATCTTCATGAAGAGACTGTATCTGCAACCCAAACCAAAAGAAAATGAATCCTTAATCCAATGAACCGGATTCAATTCGATCCGAAAACGCTAATACACAGTACCTGTGGGTAAAGATGCAAGTTCCGATGCTTGGAAATGACTTTGGATAAACCTTCGGTAACTTCCAGGGATTTGGCACTGAGGTACACTTCCTTTGCCACTTTCACTATCTCCATTGATATATCTTGCCCACTTAGCGAATTTCCCACTATCACCACCACCTGCAATTAACAATTTCATCACTTTTTAATTGATTGTTATCTGAAAGAAACAATCAGTGTTTTAATAATATAGTACCTCGTTCCTAAATGGCTCTGGAACTCTATAGACGTGACTATGAATTTGCTTCCTTTTCCATGCATCCATTCCTACAAAAATCACAGGTTTGCACCTTCAAAACCAATAATCAAACACTGAGATAAAATGAAAAAGGGGAGAATGAATTAATTACCTTTAATGGAAGGCAACCTAGGTTGAGAGTAATGACCCGTGGCAACAATCACAGCATCGAACACCTCTTCCACCCTTTTTTCAccctttttttctttgcttttaacCACCCACTTTAGATCTTTCCCGAAAACACCATAGTCCAGCATCCCCACATATTCAACCCTGGTATTAAACCTTATCATTTCTTTCAACCCAAAATATTCACAGAAATCTTTAAGATACAACCACAGCTCCTTGTGACCTGGGAATCTCCTCGTGTCCCTGTTTTTCTTCGACACAAATGGGAAATCAGTGAAACCCATGATCTCCCTTGGGGATACAATCCTTAGTGAATCGTACACGCTACTATGTACGTTTAGAAATTTGTTTTTCCCCAGTGGATCTTCCTTCTCCACGTTTGGTTCGTACAACCACTGCCCACCTATGTCGTGGTTTTGCTCCAAAACCACCGCCGTGTGTCCCTCTTTCCTTAGCTCCCTCGCCGCCACCAGCCCCGACGGTCCGGCGCCGATCACGCACACGTTCTTCGTCGCTTGCCCCTGCTCCGAAACCATGGTAGCTAGATTTAGGTTGGATGGGGTGGGGGTGAGGGAGGGAAAGAAGTTGGTATGCAACAAAATATATTTGTGGGTAAATGATATGATTTGGTGGTGAGTTATGTGTGGGATTTATAGTAAAAATGATGTAGCAAGTTGTtatttattagaaaaatataataagggagtgaaaaatgaagaaagaaagCAGATAATAATGGTGAAATAGGGATGGTTTGCTAAGCAGGAGACACACGTGATCAATTAAAATCATGATTTTTGCCTTTCTCTAACTTTCAACTCAGATCTTTTGCTTTCTAAAGTTACTCAAAACACTATcatttttattttcccttttgtTTTTTGACAAATAAAAAGAGGAAAGCTGTTTTTCATTCTCATCCTGCGCATCAATCGGTCaaactaatttatttataatctCTATTTTGTTCTATGGTGAGttctttattaaaaaaataaaataaaataagaataagcccttttatagatatttatatttgatgcatatcaaaatagtaaaaatatttaattattcttGTTCGTATCTGTGAATCCTTGGATGGGTAAAATGTTTTAAGTACATAGCAAGCAATGAGCTGTCGCATTGATCTCCATGCATAAAATTGGACGGTCATAAATGAACCACATATGATCTCACTTGATGGATCCAAAAGGCATGGATCTACAATTTTAACAtaaatattgttaaaatttttatcaaatattcATTCCAACCccacttttaatattatataaataataataattttattgattaaccaaaataatctcattttaattattaagactaggttttaaatttttaaataaaatatcttTTCTACTCTCTTAattgtaattataattatttttaataaaatgtttcattttatataatattaaaaatgaaatgattataatttaatttaaattcgtGTCAAATAACCACCATTATTTATAAttgtattatattattaaatattttgttatcataaaatatttatattctcAAAGCTGGTGGGATTTAGAAATTAGATCTGAACAAACTGGGGATAACAGCCTACACACTTACATTATTATTGAGAACGTACCTATAGGTTGTGTCACGGCTTCATTTGTAAATTATTTCACCTGTagatataaatttaattaatatagaGTTTTCACATTCTTAATCACTTAAGTTCGAGTTTCATAATATATGATCTTAATATATAAGTCTTTAATTTCATCATATGCTTATTTTATGTATAAATTTTATTCgagttttttacatttttatatgtTGTACTTCATATTAGTTTGATTctgtattataattatttaaacatatatttatatttgcattgtatttgtgatatttataataataaaattttaaaaaatattatattaatattattaaatttaaataaaattatttatttaattttttatttagcttcattattatttaattttagtttcAGAATAAGGAAAATTCCTAAAGAAAACAAAGCAGCTTGAGAATAAATCGGTGGGTACCAAGCCAGACAATTACGTTAGTTTTAGGAATTAATTGCCCTTAAATATGGAAAACCAAACTTCATTTATTAaggaaaaattaattattaaaaattaattattttatatgaaaattttcaatcatAAATTTTAGATTAATATGATAGAAATATCAAACTGATTCAAAAATTTATATCGATAAATTCAatatttaaatcattaaaatattaattgttcaaaaatatatgaaataattaaaattactttaattttacaaCCATGTACTTAAAATTCTGctctaaaatatataataaaattatttatttaaaaaaataaatttcacaAACAGATTAGGAATTACATATAGCATTTAAGTtgtaaatagaaaataaatatttaaatttaagaaataaaatatataaaaatattttatttatgtagGATACCCACAATTATAATGCCCCTGCTTGAAGCCAAGGAGACATGAACAATCATGTAATAGCTTGAGGAAAACATGTTTTGGGTACAATTTTCATAATTTGTTTTTGCTTAAATGAattctttaaaatatatatacttaccataATATGTCTGCTTTTTGTTGCTTGCTCGCCAcgtaaagaaaaataaataaaagaatatacaAAACAAAATCATAAAAGATTCTGGATGCCTTTATTAAAACGAATAAAATGAGATCATACAAGATTTTTTGAATGTTTTTGTTAAAACAATAATatggaaataaataaataaacaaaaaaaaagtattaGATTTTGGATGGATAGATATCTTTATTAAAACTAGATTATTTCATTTTTTATGATTTAGAAAATctgagttaaaattttaaatataataatatctaATTAATGAAGATAGATATAATCGAattattatgaaaaaattataaactatgagatattaagataaatattaatattacatattaaaaataaacttTTATTTTATACATGTTTAATACTGAATTCGAACCATATTACTTCATCTTTATTCTTATTTGGTTgattaaaagtaaaatatataGACTGGgggaattttcttatttccttcataaaaattttaaaatatttcaaggGACTCATAAGGAATTATACCAAACTATGGAGCCCGACCCTCGGCCATCTCTTTTCTTCATCTCTAATCGGGAAATATAACTaattgtacaaatatatatatcatactaTGCATTTACCTacgattaataaattaattaatgtaaTTTGGATTGAACTTAGTAAAATGAGTAATTggtgtaatttaatttttatttgcaaACATAAATGATAGGTCTATTAAGTCTCTATACGTAACTCCCACATGATAATCAAAGTGACATGGGAAACTTGCACGACAACTTTCATTATTAATGATgaccttaaaataaataaagtaaactaATAAAATTTACACATTGATTAATCAATGGCAATTAATTTAATATGATTAGGATTATGAATGATTAATTAAAGCATATAATTAACATATAGTTTTCTATTTTTGGTATTATGATACACACGTTGGAAGTAATTGTAATTATTAAATGGGTTCGCTTAACTGATGCATCAACGTATTATTTAGACTTGTGTAATATAATGTTAATCTGGTCCaaattatctttaattaattaaaatttaaaattaattatacaaaaaattttaataagattatgaaAAAGTGAAATAGAATTTTGAGATGGTTCAGTCTCAATTAAAAGAGTCGAGtttgcccatattaattttttatataaaaataaattaaaaatataatacaacaAATACACtacaaacattaaaataaatatttcttaacaaattaaaaatacattaaaaaatctttatacttaaataacactaatataGTTGCAACTTAGCAaataaatgcctctaaaatagtagcaaaattaacaataaaataatattcatataatattctaacaataacaacaaaataataacaa
This window of the Gossypium arboreum isolate Shixiya-1 chromosome 12, ASM2569848v2, whole genome shotgun sequence genome carries:
- the LOC108477320 gene encoding flavin-containing monooxygenase FMO GS-OX-like 8, with the protein product MVSEQGQATKNVCVIGAGPSGLVAARELRKEGHTAVVLEQNHDIGGQWLYEPNVEKEDPLGKNKFLNVHSSVYDSLRIVSPREIMGFTDFPFVSKKNRDTRRFPGHKELWLYLKDFCEYFGLKEMIRFNTRVEYVGMLDYGVFGKDLKWVVKSKEKKGEKRVEEVFDAVIVATGHYSQPRLPSIKGMDAWKRKQIHSHVYRVPEPFRNEVVVIVGNSLSGQDISMEIVKVAKEVYLSAKSLEVTEGLSKVISKHRNLHLYPQIQSLHEDGRVEFEDGSCVIADTIIYCTGYSYAFPFLDTKGIVGVDDNRVGPLFEHTFPPSLAPSLSFIGIPRKLIGFPFFESQAKWIAQVLSGKRNLPSYDDMMLSIKEFYRSRELAGIPVSDTHDIANFEYCDKYADYSESPHLEEWRKQLCLSAIVNSFTNLETYRDSWDDGDDELLQQALQSPHFTQLGVQP